Proteins co-encoded in one Kribbella solani genomic window:
- a CDS encoding glycosyltransferase, which produces MTTADLRVVMMVANDVTNDSRVRKEAAALAETGAEVTVLGVSASGLPSREMLDGALIVRVAVPFALREERKRSRKARRDWRPPMVGYKNRSTYVARSQRVKAELKELKADSGHAIARAKSGQGNPVKFKLGVATRLLRRARWQASERATWVRKGVGNKADSPFKFGWRAYDGVLHRLPWPAPWRKLHPEALDLEIAFGDLIDRLEPDVVHAHDMHVIGVATRAAGRAKLRGRTLKVVYDAHEYVAGLSQYGARTRRSIAAWANHEREYIGSADRVITVSPAIATRLRREHNLRTEPVVVMNTPNPADVSVEVSDIRSRIGLASDVPLLVYSGGVTRARGIHTAVQALVDLPEAHLAVVCVPGVATDAVRELQAQAAELEVQDRLHCLDPVKPDEVVAFLRTADVGLIPILRYPSHEMALPNKLFEYAFAGLPVVVSDMPSMKEFVDYTRIGEVFVAADAHDLASKVRTVLGDLDNYRERVVHPGYQEEVSWSGQAKKLRQLYGELTGRPLEITRPGGKIVKTGRHLLLGPVNSAGQAWLWATALEREVPGVKAESLTTGSGAFDFRVHRTGTYRQYRSDLRWQLELTAYALREVTHVLFEAGRPMFGQQRGQMWTTDVPMLDQAGIRHGLVFHGSEIRDPELHRRQYQFSPFRNPDDELTERLQAANNLMRRHLEDYDGPIFVTTPDLLEFVDNGYWLPLAVDVESFASTQPVLEREVPVVLHAPSASALKGSAYVDPVLKDLDAKGLIKYNRVQGVPHSELAEMVKSADIVVDQLLLGSYGVFACEAMAAGRVTVGHIADPVRDLLPTDLPIAEATPDDLAEVIERLVAERDTARKIADSGPGYVRDLHDGRKSVEMLLPFLNNELDRHKSGSGGE; this is translated from the coding sequence CGCCGCGACTGGCGGCCGCCGATGGTGGGTTACAAGAACCGCTCGACCTACGTGGCCCGCAGTCAGCGGGTCAAGGCCGAGCTCAAGGAGCTGAAGGCCGACTCCGGGCACGCGATCGCGCGGGCCAAGAGCGGTCAGGGAAATCCGGTCAAGTTCAAGCTCGGGGTCGCCACCCGGCTGCTGCGCCGGGCCCGCTGGCAGGCCTCCGAGCGGGCCACCTGGGTCCGCAAGGGTGTCGGGAACAAGGCGGACAGCCCGTTCAAGTTCGGCTGGCGGGCGTACGACGGGGTGCTGCACCGGCTGCCCTGGCCGGCGCCGTGGCGCAAGCTGCACCCGGAGGCGCTGGACCTGGAGATCGCGTTCGGTGACCTGATCGACCGGCTCGAGCCGGACGTCGTACACGCCCACGACATGCACGTGATCGGTGTCGCCACCCGCGCCGCCGGTCGCGCGAAGCTGCGCGGGCGGACGCTGAAGGTCGTCTACGACGCGCACGAGTACGTCGCCGGTCTCTCGCAGTACGGTGCCCGGACCCGGCGTTCGATCGCCGCCTGGGCGAACCACGAGCGGGAGTACATCGGCTCGGCGGATCGGGTCATCACGGTCAGCCCGGCGATCGCGACCCGGCTGCGCCGGGAGCACAACCTGCGGACCGAGCCGGTCGTGGTGATGAACACGCCGAACCCTGCTGACGTGTCGGTCGAGGTGTCCGACATCCGCAGCCGGATCGGGCTCGCCTCCGACGTGCCGCTGCTGGTCTACAGCGGCGGTGTCACCCGGGCGCGTGGCATCCACACCGCGGTGCAGGCACTCGTGGACCTGCCGGAGGCGCATCTGGCGGTCGTCTGCGTGCCTGGCGTGGCGACGGACGCCGTACGCGAGCTGCAGGCGCAGGCCGCCGAGCTGGAGGTGCAGGACCGTCTGCACTGCCTGGACCCGGTGAAGCCGGACGAGGTGGTCGCGTTCCTGCGGACCGCCGACGTCGGGCTGATCCCGATCCTGCGCTACCCGAGCCACGAGATGGCCCTGCCGAACAAGCTGTTCGAGTACGCGTTCGCCGGGCTGCCCGTGGTGGTCAGCGACATGCCCAGCATGAAGGAGTTCGTCGACTACACCCGGATCGGTGAGGTCTTCGTCGCGGCCGACGCGCACGACCTGGCCAGCAAGGTCCGTACGGTGCTGGGCGACCTGGACAACTACCGCGAGCGGGTCGTGCACCCGGGGTACCAGGAGGAGGTGTCCTGGTCCGGCCAGGCCAAGAAGCTGCGGCAGCTGTACGGCGAGCTGACCGGGCGTCCGCTCGAGATCACCCGTCCGGGCGGCAAGATCGTCAAGACCGGCCGGCACCTGCTGCTCGGCCCGGTCAACAGTGCGGGTCAGGCGTGGCTGTGGGCAACCGCTCTGGAGCGTGAGGTTCCTGGCGTCAAGGCCGAGTCGCTGACCACTGGCAGCGGCGCGTTCGACTTCCGCGTACACCGCACCGGCACCTACCGGCAGTACAGGTCCGATCTGCGCTGGCAGTTGGAGCTGACGGCGTACGCGCTGCGCGAGGTGACGCATGTGCTGTTCGAGGCGGGCCGGCCGATGTTCGGTCAGCAGCGTGGGCAGATGTGGACAACCGACGTACCGATGCTCGACCAGGCCGGCATCCGGCACGGTCTGGTGTTCCACGGGTCCGAGATCCGCGACCCGGAGCTGCACCGCCGGCAGTACCAGTTCTCGCCGTTCCGGAACCCGGACGACGAGCTGACCGAGCGTCTGCAGGCCGCGAACAACCTGATGCGCCGGCACCTGGAGGACTACGACGGTCCGATCTTCGTCACCACGCCGGATCTGCTGGAGTTCGTCGACAACGGGTACTGGCTGCCGCTCGCCGTCGATGTCGAGAGCTTCGCGTCGACTCAGCCGGTGCTCGAGCGGGAGGTACCGGTGGTGCTGCACGCGCCGTCGGCCAGCGCGCTCAAGGGCTCCGCGTACGTCGACCCGGTGCTGAAGGATCTGGATGCCAAGGGCCTGATCAAGTACAACCGGGTCCAGGGCGTACCGCACTCCGAGCTGGCCGAGATGGTCAAGAGCGCGGACATCGTGGTCGACCAGTTGCTGCTCGGTTCGTACGGCGTCTTCGCGTGTGAGGCGATGGCGGCCGGCCGGGTCACCGTCGGGCACATCGCGGACCCGGTTCGCGACCTGCTCCCGACCGACCTGCCGATCGCCGAGGCGACCCCGGACGACCTCGCCGAGGTGATCGAACGGCTGGTCGCCGAGCGCGACACGGCCCGCAAGATCGCCGACTCGGGACCAGGTTACGTCCGCGACCTGCACGACGGACGGAAGTCGGTGGAGATGCTGTTGCCGTTCCTGAACAACGAACTTGACCGCCATAAGTCCGGGTCTGGCGGCGAGTAA
- a CDS encoding CocE/NonD family hydrolase, which translates to MALVLVAVVVPGASLYAVAAPAEPARPFVQGSSTVPVYDYAKAIHERVQVDVPKLDGDANGITDQVTVDIIRPREAADAGIDVPVIIQASPYYASDPANYFDGVGVRQVYGSWLDNYFVPRGYAVAFVDMPGTFRSTGCSDVGADLEVLGTKSVIDWLNNRTSAHKPDGSVAKADWSTGKAGMIGVSWNGTIANSVASTGVRGLQTIVPIAAISSWYDYTRGFGVPFYDEYMGFLHDYVSNDASPRCAAMTNEIEQDSDTRTGSYSRWWEPRNYRLDASKVKASVYVVHGLGDENVKTRQFGEWWDELAKRNVPRKIFLHQGVHLDGFSFRDEWVDKLHPWFDYWLQGLNNGVMQTPQATVQREDGSFVDEARWPAIGARQTTLKLSKAAGAKAGGLSIATASSDPVSFTGTDKESADTVVLDPTTQRTDRAVFLSDPLEKAVRVSGTGKVSVRVKVNKVAAGIKARLVDYGTANRYVNVTNVPGTRVCWGGGNALDTGCYAQTQINTAVSDTSVVVRSLADVGHYKSLYSKESLRSDRWYDLSFELNADDVVFAEGHRLGLVLTVEPDNPSIPFAGATITLDPSRSSLTLPLTGYTAALQTAEVPQARVPSTRLAQPEPEKNPVELMKQMVEASR; encoded by the coding sequence TTGGCGCTGGTTTTGGTGGCTGTGGTGGTGCCGGGTGCGTCGTTGTACGCGGTGGCGGCGCCCGCGGAGCCGGCGCGGCCGTTTGTTCAAGGCAGCAGTACGGTGCCGGTGTACGACTACGCGAAGGCGATCCACGAACGCGTCCAGGTCGACGTACCAAAACTCGACGGTGACGCGAACGGGATCACCGATCAGGTCACGGTCGACATCATCCGGCCGCGTGAGGCAGCCGACGCGGGGATCGACGTACCGGTGATCATCCAGGCCTCGCCGTACTACGCGAGTGACCCGGCCAACTACTTCGACGGCGTCGGCGTACGTCAGGTGTACGGCAGCTGGCTGGACAACTATTTCGTACCGCGCGGTTACGCCGTCGCGTTCGTCGACATGCCCGGTACGTTCCGCTCGACCGGATGCAGTGACGTCGGCGCCGACCTGGAGGTACTCGGCACCAAGTCAGTCATCGACTGGCTGAACAACCGCACCTCCGCCCACAAACCGGACGGCAGTGTCGCGAAAGCGGACTGGTCGACCGGCAAAGCAGGCATGATCGGCGTGTCCTGGAACGGTACGATCGCGAACTCGGTCGCCAGCACGGGCGTACGCGGTCTGCAGACGATCGTGCCGATCGCGGCGATCTCCAGCTGGTACGACTACACCCGCGGCTTCGGCGTACCGTTCTACGACGAGTACATGGGGTTCCTGCACGACTACGTCAGCAACGACGCGTCGCCGCGCTGCGCCGCGATGACGAACGAGATCGAGCAGGATTCCGACACCCGCACCGGCTCGTACAGCAGGTGGTGGGAGCCGCGGAACTACCGGCTGGACGCCTCGAAGGTGAAGGCGAGCGTGTACGTCGTGCACGGGCTCGGCGACGAGAACGTGAAGACCCGCCAGTTCGGCGAATGGTGGGACGAGCTCGCGAAGCGGAACGTGCCGCGGAAGATCTTCCTGCACCAGGGCGTGCACCTGGACGGGTTCAGTTTCCGGGACGAGTGGGTCGACAAGCTGCATCCGTGGTTCGACTACTGGCTGCAGGGCCTGAACAACGGTGTGATGCAGACTCCGCAGGCGACGGTCCAGCGGGAGGACGGCTCGTTCGTGGACGAGGCGCGCTGGCCGGCGATCGGTGCGCGGCAGACCACGCTGAAGCTGAGCAAGGCGGCCGGCGCGAAGGCCGGCGGGCTGTCGATCGCGACCGCGTCGAGCGACCCGGTCAGTTTCACCGGCACGGACAAGGAGTCGGCGGACACCGTCGTGCTCGACCCGACCACTCAGCGTACGGACCGCGCCGTGTTCCTGAGTGACCCGCTGGAGAAGGCGGTCCGGGTCAGCGGGACCGGGAAGGTGTCGGTTCGGGTCAAGGTCAATAAGGTTGCTGCAGGCATCAAAGCGCGGCTGGTCGACTACGGTACGGCGAACCGGTACGTGAACGTCACGAACGTACCCGGCACCCGCGTGTGCTGGGGTGGCGGGAACGCCCTCGACACCGGATGCTACGCGCAAACCCAGATCAATACCGCGGTGTCCGACACGTCGGTCGTTGTCCGCAGTCTGGCGGATGTCGGGCATTACAAATCCCTTTACAGCAAGGAATCTTTACGTTCCGATCGTTGGTATGACCTATCGTTTGAGCTGAATGCCGATGACGTGGTGTTTGCCGAAGGCCACCGTCTCGGGTTGGTGCTGACGGTCGAACCCGACAACCCGTCGATCCCGTTCGCGGGTGCGACGATCACCCTCGATCCGTCCCGGTCGTCTCTCACGCTTCCGCTGACGGGGTACACCGCTGCGCTTCAGACGGCGGAGGTGCCGCAGGCGCGGGTCCCGTCCACCCGCCTGGCTCAGCCCGAGCCGGAGAAGAATCCGGTCGAACTGATGAAGCAGATGGTGGAAGCCTCACGCTGA
- a CDS encoding glycosyltransferase, producing the protein MIAQSPIAGDSRILREATALAAAGHTLHVIGRDVPDGFEVGPGVTVESVSRSSGLRTGSGGLAVGHGRNGPKVLVKRFGRWLLLPEHRSRTEKQWRIAAAPVVAAAGPFDAVHAHDFNTLELAAEYAAKWSAALVYDSHELWFDRALPGRPTPLWRARGRRYEVELASKARVVFTVSDGIAERLRGRGLADVRVIRNTFPRADDVPAAPDRPEGLLYAGRIGAGRDLPTVVAAARQLAPFRTVLMGSVDPNYRLDLGPVETVAERPIEEVDETLRTYGISLVTLTNTCENHRLALPNKLFHAVRAGVPVIAADLPELRAVVTHYKLGGLYEPGNAQSLTAAVRGLIENYPTYTDGVRTAATELNWEHDATTLVTAYGELDR; encoded by the coding sequence ATGATCGCGCAGTCCCCGATCGCCGGGGACTCGCGCATCCTCCGGGAAGCGACGGCGCTGGCCGCGGCCGGTCACACGCTGCACGTGATCGGCCGGGATGTCCCTGACGGGTTCGAAGTTGGGCCTGGTGTCACGGTCGAGTCGGTGTCGCGGTCGTCCGGTCTGCGGACCGGGAGCGGCGGGCTGGCAGTCGGGCACGGCCGGAACGGGCCGAAGGTGCTGGTCAAGCGGTTCGGCCGGTGGCTGTTGCTGCCGGAGCACCGCAGCCGGACCGAGAAGCAGTGGCGGATCGCGGCGGCGCCGGTGGTGGCCGCGGCCGGTCCGTTCGACGCAGTGCACGCGCATGACTTCAACACGCTGGAGCTCGCCGCGGAGTACGCCGCGAAGTGGTCGGCCGCGCTGGTGTACGACAGCCATGAACTGTGGTTCGACCGTGCACTTCCGGGGCGGCCGACGCCGTTGTGGCGGGCACGCGGCCGACGGTACGAGGTCGAGCTGGCTTCCAAGGCGCGAGTGGTGTTCACCGTGTCGGACGGGATCGCGGAGCGGTTGCGCGGTCGCGGGCTCGCCGACGTACGCGTCATCCGGAACACGTTTCCGCGCGCGGACGATGTGCCGGCGGCGCCGGACCGGCCGGAAGGATTGCTGTACGCCGGGCGGATCGGCGCGGGCCGCGATCTGCCGACCGTGGTCGCGGCCGCACGTCAGCTGGCGCCCTTCCGGACCGTGTTGATGGGTTCGGTGGATCCGAACTATCGCCTGGATCTCGGCCCGGTGGAGACCGTCGCCGAACGCCCGATCGAGGAAGTCGACGAGACGCTGCGCACGTACGGCATCTCGCTGGTCACCTTGACGAACACCTGCGAAAACCACCGGCTCGCGTTGCCGAACAAGCTGTTCCACGCCGTGCGCGCCGGGGTACCGGTGATCGCCGCGGACCTGCCCGAGCTACGTGCCGTCGTCACGCACTACAAACTCGGCGGCCTGTATGAACCGGGCAACGCACAATCGCTGACCGCCGCCGTCCGCGGACTAATCGAGAACTACCCCACCTACACCGACGGCGTCCGCACCGCCGCCACCGAACTCAACTGGGAACACGACGCCACCACCCTGGTAACCGCCTACGGCGAGCTGGACCGCTAG